The Myxococcota bacterium genome has a segment encoding these proteins:
- a CDS encoding nuclear transport factor 2 family protein, with product MANRPPSTAPTPASERWTERERRNVAAVDLLFSPPAGFDPSTLFRDDATWWNGLPYIAGREGATEHAGIEAIRGILWGAGADQSGRGVDAYDLGTTRYEDVVVMADGDLVLRQHTMRARTHGGQSYVNVYAFVFRFDDEGRIAYLTEHWNTWHAWNVLFHHFPMEPAHPLPDGRR from the coding sequence GCCGACGCCTGCGTCGGAGCGCTGGACCGAGCGCGAGCGGCGCAACGTCGCCGCCGTCGACCTCCTCTTCTCCCCGCCCGCGGGCTTCGACCCGTCGACGCTGTTCCGCGACGACGCGACGTGGTGGAACGGGCTCCCGTACATCGCGGGTCGCGAGGGCGCGACGGAGCACGCGGGCATCGAGGCGATCCGCGGGATCCTGTGGGGCGCGGGGGCCGACCAGTCGGGCCGCGGCGTCGACGCCTACGACCTCGGGACGACGCGCTACGAGGACGTCGTCGTGATGGCCGACGGCGACCTCGTGCTGCGCCAGCACACGATGCGCGCCCGCACGCACGGCGGGCAGAGCTACGTCAACGTCTACGCCTTCGTGTTCCGCTTCGACGACGAGGGCCGCATCGCGTACCTGACGGAGCACTGGAACACGTGGCACGCGTGGAACGTGCTCTTCCACCACTTCCCGATGGAGCCCGCGCACCCGCTCCCGGACGGGCGGCGTTAG
- a CDS encoding enoyl-CoA hydratase/isomerase family protein, with the protein MPEPVSLAVADGIAVATIDVPPMNLLGMALLPALADVFERVATDDDAKVLVLRSANPRFFIAHGDVEGIVAMPEAAGAPALAPGLSWVHATLDRLRTMPKVTIAQIEGYARGGGSEVALACDMRFAAIGRAVLGQPEIGLGILPGAGGTVRLTRLLGRARAAEVIFGGDDVSAEEAARLGWVNRALPPDELGPYVDALARRIARFPLASIAEIKGVMAEVDRALPDELRREQLGFDRCMTRPEPRALMRRFLERGLQTPEGEPSIGAELDRLADD; encoded by the coding sequence ATGCCCGAGCCCGTCTCGCTCGCCGTCGCCGACGGCATCGCCGTCGCGACGATCGACGTCCCGCCGATGAACCTGCTCGGCATGGCGCTGCTGCCCGCGCTCGCCGACGTCTTCGAGCGCGTCGCCACCGACGACGACGCGAAGGTGCTCGTGCTGCGCAGCGCGAACCCGCGCTTCTTCATCGCGCACGGCGACGTCGAGGGCATCGTCGCGATGCCCGAGGCCGCGGGCGCGCCCGCGCTCGCGCCCGGGCTCTCGTGGGTGCACGCGACGCTCGACCGCCTGCGCACGATGCCGAAGGTCACGATCGCGCAGATCGAGGGCTACGCGCGCGGCGGCGGCAGCGAGGTCGCGCTCGCGTGCGACATGCGCTTCGCGGCGATCGGCCGCGCCGTGCTCGGCCAGCCCGAGATCGGCCTCGGCATCCTGCCCGGCGCGGGCGGCACCGTGCGGCTCACGCGCCTGCTCGGCCGCGCGCGCGCGGCCGAGGTGATCTTCGGCGGCGACGACGTGAGCGCCGAGGAGGCCGCGCGCCTCGGCTGGGTGAACCGCGCGCTCCCGCCCGACGAGCTCGGCCCCTACGTCGACGCGCTCGCGCGCCGCATCGCGCGCTTCCCGCTCGCGTCGATCGCCGAGATCAAGGGCGTGATGGCCGAGGTCGACCGCGCGCTCCCCGACGAGCTTCGCCGCGAGCAGCTCGGCTTCGACCGGTGCATGACGCGCCCCGAGCCGCGCGCGCTCATGCGGCGCTTCCTCGAGCGAGGCCTGCAGACGCCGGAGGGCGAGCCCTCGATCGGCGCCGAGCTCGACCGCCTCGCCGACGACTAA
- a CDS encoding alcohol dehydrogenase catalytic domain-containing protein, with product MRGIVYDGAKAFVSDALALRAPEAGEVIVRIRAAGLCHSDLSVLDGTIEWPVPVVLGHEGAGVVEEVGAGVRGLAPGDPVVLHTLAACGRCRHCAAGRPTWCRSTFGNRATPFTLAGRPCHDFAATSVFVERTVVGAGQAVKIPHDVPFASAALVGCGVITGVGAVLNRARVRAGETAAVFGVGGVGLNAIQGLRIAGASRIVAVDAQPGKEAAARAFGATDFVLARDGEDVAAAVRARLAAPAGAAAPTAGGVDPTSGVDWAFECVGAPRVVRAALESLAWGGNVVVVGVPPVGATVDVPVTHLTHVDRGILGCRYGSAQPHRDVAEIVDHYRAGRLLLDELVSQTYPLDDFERAVEDLHAGRLARGVLTLD from the coding sequence ATGCGCGGCATCGTGTACGACGGAGCGAAGGCGTTCGTGAGCGACGCGCTCGCGCTGCGCGCGCCCGAGGCGGGCGAGGTGATCGTGCGCATCCGCGCGGCCGGCCTCTGCCACAGCGACCTCTCCGTCCTCGACGGCACGATCGAATGGCCCGTGCCCGTCGTGCTCGGGCACGAGGGCGCGGGCGTCGTCGAGGAGGTGGGCGCGGGCGTGCGCGGCCTCGCGCCGGGCGACCCGGTGGTGCTGCACACGCTCGCGGCGTGCGGGCGCTGCCGCCACTGCGCGGCCGGCCGGCCGACCTGGTGCCGGAGCACGTTCGGCAACCGCGCCACGCCGTTCACGCTCGCGGGCCGGCCGTGCCACGACTTCGCGGCGACGTCGGTGTTCGTCGAGCGCACGGTCGTGGGCGCCGGGCAGGCCGTGAAGATCCCGCACGACGTGCCCTTCGCGTCGGCCGCGCTCGTCGGCTGCGGCGTGATCACGGGCGTCGGCGCGGTCCTGAATCGCGCGCGCGTGCGCGCGGGCGAGACGGCCGCCGTCTTCGGCGTCGGCGGCGTCGGGCTCAACGCGATCCAGGGGCTCCGCATCGCGGGCGCGTCGCGCATCGTGGCGGTCGACGCGCAGCCCGGGAAGGAGGCCGCGGCGCGCGCGTTCGGTGCCACCGACTTCGTGCTCGCGCGCGACGGCGAGGACGTGGCCGCGGCCGTGCGCGCGCGGCTCGCGGCGCCGGCGGGCGCGGCCGCGCCCACCGCGGGAGGCGTCGACCCGACCTCGGGCGTCGACTGGGCGTTCGAGTGCGTGGGCGCGCCGCGCGTCGTGCGCGCCGCGCTCGAGAGCCTCGCGTGGGGCGGCAACGTCGTGGTCGTCGGCGTGCCGCCGGTCGGCGCGACGGTCGACGTCCCCGTCACGCACCTCACGCACGTCGACCGCGGCATCCTCGGCTGTCGCTACGGCTCGGCGCAGCCGCACCGCGACGTCGCCGAGATCGTCGACCACTACCGCGCCGGGAGGCTCCTGCTCGACGAGCTCGTGTCGCAGACGTATCCGCTCGACGACTTCGAGCGCGCCGTCGAGGACCTGCACGCGGGGCGGCTCGCGCGCGGCGTGCTCACGCTCGACTGA